GGCGGCAGCCAAAGCTTTCATCAAACAATGTTGACTCCAACCTTCAGGTTCTTCGAAGCAATCTGCTCTGAGTTGTCGGCGACAGAGTCTCGAGTGATAACGGGGCGCGACTTTGAAGCGAAGCTGGGGGATGCCCCGCTGCTAGCAGAACTCCGCGAGGAGCACCACAGCCCAAGTAGCTTTGAAGCAATGCGATCTGCCGTCGACTTTCTGGCCAAGCACTTTGAGGAGCGAGGCTCGACGCTTCCGTTTGTGTACGACCATGAATCGGGGAGGTTTACTGCTGGCGACATAGACTTCATCAATTTCATCGAATCGATGGCTAGTATTCGGAGCAGGGGAGTCCACGCCCAGCAGTTCGAGATCGGAGTCGCCGAGAAACTACTACGCCGAACGACCGGAGCGATTCACCGCGTTGGTCATCCCCGAACTCGGAACAAGAAACGTGCGGAATTCAATGCTTATCTCAAGGGTCTCGGATTTAGGCCGGAGGTCCTGCTTGGACGGAAAGAGAAGGATGGTGGGCTCGACATTCTCTGGATGCTTCCGATCGGCGCAATTCCTCACAAGCCGATTGTTTCAGTCCAGTGCAAGAATGCAGTTCTAAAGGAAATCGATATCGAGAGACCGCCAACAGGCACAACAAGCGCCTCTTTGGCTTGTCATTCTCGATTTCAGCCACAAGTACACGTGTACTGTGTTTTTTTCAACGACTACATCGACTCTCAGCATCTTCCAGTCAAGCAGATGAACTTTGTTCCCTTAGGACTGAGTGATTTGGGGGACTTGGTCGGTGCGCCGCGACTCGAGGTGCTTTGACTGATATGACGACTACCAAGGCTCGCAGCGCGAACATGAGGGCAATTAAGTCCGTTCGCAATCGGTCAACGGAGTTGCGGCTCAGAAGCATGTTCATCCGGTTGGGTCTTCGCGGTTGGTCGGTTCACCCCCCTCGAATCTTGGGAAATCCAGATTTTGTCTTTCACCAAGTAAGGGTCGCCATCTTTGTTGACGGCTGCTTCTGGCACGTCTGTCCGAATTGCGGACACATCCCGAAGGCGAATCGAACCTATTGGGTCGCAAAGCTTCATAGAAACCTGCAGCGGGACAAGAGCACGAACCGATCGCTGAAGAGGGCTGGGTATACTGTGATTCGGATGTGGGAGTGTCGGCTCCGCCGCGATCCACAACTCTGCATTCGACGAGTGCAGCGGGCATTAGAGAATCGGCTTTCAGTTGGTGGGAATCGATTCCCGCGACCCGTCAAGCGTAGCACCTAAGAGCGCCCTTCGTCGTCCGCAACGGATAAAGCACGGGCAGTACTTCCTCCAAACAAGAACGGCGCGACTTTCGCCGCGCCGTCTGAGGAGCCGGGCGAGGGCGCCCGGCCTACAAGTTCAACATGAATGTCATCCCGAACCGCTTTAGCGGTGAGGGAGCTGCTTGTACACAGCGAAGGAACAGCAGGTCCCTCGGGGAGACCTTGGGCTAAAGCCCAAGGCTACCAGCCGCTCGGGATGACACTGGAAAGTGAAGAAATTGGCCGGGCGGTGACGCCCGGGCTACAGATTCTCCCCTAAGCTGCAGAGGCATTCACGCCCGAAGGGCCTGTGAGCGGTGGTTGTGCTGCCTGCATTCGAGGGGTCCATTCGCTCGGCGTGCGAAGACGCGCACCTCGCTCAGGATGACAGGGGGGAGGGCGGTTGCCGCCGGCTAACGGCGAGCGCCGGCCTGTGCCGGCCGGGCATCGGTGCGCCGGGCGTGGGCAGAGAGCCGCCAGAGCTGGCGGAGGTACGCCACTACCACGCGGGTGCTCAGCTTCGACGTTCCGGCCCGTCGGGTCCGGAAAGTGTACGGGACTTCGCGCAGCGCCTTGGGCCTGAGGTGGGCCGCAATCTCCAGCAGGATCTTGAAGCCGCTGCCATTCAAATCCGCGCGCACGCGCTGGAAGTCCTGTCGACGAAGCATGAAGTATCCGGAGAGGGGATCGTGCAGGCGCAGGCCCAGCGTCCAGTGCGCCAGCCTGGTCGCAACGCGGGATTCCATGCGTCCGATCAAGCCCCATTCGCCCGTACCGCCCTCGGCGATGTAGCGGCTGCCGATCACGAGGTCAGCGCCGTTCTCGATCTCTTGCATCATGAGCGGCAGGATGGCAGGGTCGTGCTGCAGGTCGGCATCGATACAAGCCAGCAGTTCGCCACGTCCGGCCTGGAAGCCGTCGATCACCGCGGCGCTCAGAGCGCGCGTCCCGGAGCGGCGAAGCACGCGGACATGCGGATCTCGAGCGCCAATTTCCTCCACGGCGTTCGCGGTGCCGTCGGGCGATGCGTCGTCCACGAACACCAGTTCATGATCCACGCCGGCGAGGGCGCGTCCGATCTCCTCAGCCAGCGGCACCACGTTTTCGCGCTCGTTGTAGGTGGGAGAGATGACGCTGAGTCGCACGCGGCTCACTCGTAGTGCAAGGACTCAGTCGGTTGGAGCCTGGCAGCCCGATTCGCCGGCAGGTAGCCGAAGACGATGCCGAAGGCGCACGTCACCAGAAACGCCAGCATCACGGAGATGCCGGAGATGGGCACGTGCAGGTTTCCGGGGAGGAACGGCTGGATGATGACCGGGATGCTGGTCGCGATGAGGATGCCGATGATGGCTCCCGTGCCGCTGATCATGAAGGCCTCGATCAGGAATTGGTACTGGATCTCGCGTCGTCTCGCTCCTACCGCCATGCGGATGCCGATCTCCCGGGTGCGCTCCGTGACCGTCACCAGCATGATGTTCATGATGCCTACGCCGCTGATGGTGAGGGCAATCAAGGCGACGAACAGGAGCACGAGGGTCAGCGACCAGGAGATCTTCCCCGCGGCCTCGAGGAGGGAAGTCAGATTTTCGACCACGTACACGGCGTCGGGGCGATGGCGGTTCCTCAGGATCTCGCGCACGCGCCGCGTGACGTAGAGCACATCCTCCGGCTGGGCCGCCTGAACGTACATGGTGCGGATGAACGCTTGCCCCATGTAATACTTCATGAGAGGGAAGGGCACGATGATGGATTCCGGCGTGATCTCCGATTGGCCGAAGGTGGCGACGCGCTCGCGGAAGACGCCGATGATGGTGAAGGTCAAGTCGCCCACCTTGATGGTCGCGCCCACCGGTTCCCGGCCGTAGAGGCGGGAGAGCTGTTCGCTGATGAGG
This genomic stretch from Terriglobia bacterium harbors:
- a CDS encoding ABC transporter permease, with the translated sequence MNHAESWRLALDALRADKMKAALTMIGVILGSACIVMVVTVALTGKRYIMAQIEGVGSNLVYAYLVGGGSGQTTPLADQISPEDMIAVHDTIPQAKHVAGTNDQLLSMVINGKERAVSLIGVTEEFQVIRNLEILRGRYFDAVDMETYSKACLISEQLSRLYGREPVGATIKVGDLTFTIIGVFRERVATFGQSEITPESIIVPFPLMKYYMGQAFIRTMYVQAAQPEDVLYVTRRVREILRNRHRPDAVYVVENLTSLLEAAGKISWSLTLVLLFVALIALTISGVGIMNIMLVTVTERTREIGIRMAVGARRREIQYQFLIEAFMISGTGAIIGILIATSIPVIIQPFLPGNLHVPISGISVMLAFLVTCAFGIVFGYLPANRAARLQPTESLHYE
- a CDS encoding polyprenol monophosphomannose synthase; the protein is MRLSVISPTYNERENVVPLAEEIGRALAGVDHELVFVDDASPDGTANAVEEIGARDPHVRVLRRSGTRALSAAVIDGFQAGRGELLACIDADLQHDPAILPLMMQEIENGADLVIGSRYIAEGGTGEWGLIGRMESRVATRLAHWTLGLRLHDPLSGYFMLRRQDFQRVRADLNGSGFKILLEIAAHLRPKALREVPYTFRTRRAGTSKLSTRVVVAYLRQLWRLSAHARRTDARPAQAGARR
- a CDS encoding very short patch repair endonuclease, whose amino-acid sequence is MTTTKARSANMRAIKSVRNRSTELRLRSMFIRLGLRGWSVHPPRILGNPDFVFHQVRVAIFVDGCFWHVCPNCGHIPKANRTYWVAKLHRNLQRDKSTNRSLKRAGYTVIRMWECRLRRDPQLCIRRVQRALENRLSVGGNRFPRPVKRST